Proteins from a genomic interval of Halopseudomonas litoralis:
- a CDS encoding acetyl-CoA hydrolase/transferase family protein: MYKSRIRMTALHDKIMSAADAALLIEDGMTVGMSGFTRAGEAKAVPQALVERAREQPLKISLLTGASLGNDLDKHLTEAGVLARRMPFQVDATLRKAINQGNVMFIDQHLSDTVEQMRNHQLKMPDIAVIEAVAITEEGHIVPTTSVGNSASFAIFAKQVVVEINLAHNPNLEGLHDIFIPTYRPTRTPIPLVSADQRIGSTAIPIDPAKIAAIVITDQPDSYSTVTPPDEETQGIANHLIGFFEKEVEAGRLPKNLGPLQAGIGSIANAVICGFVDSSFEDLVMYSEVLQDCTFELIDAGKMKFASGCSITLSGRCNERVFGNLEKYKDKLIMRPQEMSNHPEIVRRLGIIGINTALEFDIYGNVNSTHVGGTKMMNGIGGSGDFARNANLAIFVTKSIAKGGAISSVVPMVSHVDHTEHDVDILVTEQGLADLRGLAPRERARQVIDNCVHPDYREALNDYFDRACDKGGHTPHLLREAVEWHLNLEEFGHMRAAG, translated from the coding sequence ATGTATAAAAGTCGTATTCGCATGACTGCGCTGCATGACAAGATCATGAGCGCGGCAGACGCTGCATTATTGATTGAAGATGGTATGACCGTCGGCATGAGCGGTTTCACCCGTGCCGGTGAAGCCAAGGCAGTGCCACAGGCACTGGTCGAGCGCGCCCGTGAACAGCCGCTGAAAATCAGCCTGCTGACCGGAGCCAGCCTGGGCAATGATCTGGACAAACACTTGACCGAGGCCGGCGTACTGGCTCGCCGGATGCCCTTCCAGGTGGACGCAACCCTGCGCAAGGCGATCAACCAGGGCAACGTCATGTTCATTGATCAGCACCTGTCCGACACCGTCGAGCAGATGCGCAACCACCAACTGAAAATGCCCGATATCGCCGTTATCGAAGCAGTCGCCATCACCGAGGAAGGTCACATAGTACCGACCACCTCGGTCGGCAACTCCGCCAGCTTCGCCATCTTCGCCAAGCAGGTCGTGGTCGAGATCAACCTGGCGCACAACCCGAATCTGGAAGGTCTGCACGACATCTTCATCCCGACTTACCGGCCTACCCGCACACCGATTCCCCTGGTCAGCGCCGATCAGCGCATCGGCAGCACGGCGATCCCGATCGACCCAGCCAAGATCGCCGCGATTGTCATTACCGACCAGCCCGATTCCTATTCCACGGTTACCCCGCCGGATGAGGAAACCCAAGGCATTGCCAATCACCTGATCGGCTTCTTCGAGAAGGAAGTCGAAGCCGGCCGACTGCCGAAGAACCTGGGGCCGTTGCAAGCGGGTATCGGCAGCATCGCCAACGCGGTCATCTGCGGCTTTGTCGACTCCTCATTTGAAGACCTGGTGATGTACTCCGAAGTACTCCAGGACTGCACCTTCGAACTGATCGACGCCGGCAAGATGAAATTTGCCTCCGGCTGCTCCATCACCCTGTCCGGTCGTTGCAACGAGCGCGTGTTCGGCAACCTCGAAAAGTACAAGGACAAGCTGATCATGCGCCCGCAGGAAATGTCCAACCACCCGGAAATTGTCCGGCGCCTGGGCATCATCGGCATCAATACCGCTCTGGAGTTCGATATCTACGGCAACGTCAACTCGACTCACGTCGGCGGTACCAAGATGATGAACGGCATCGGCGGCTCCGGCGACTTCGCGCGCAACGCCAACCTCGCGATTTTCGTCACCAAGTCGATTGCCAAGGGCGGCGCCATCTCCAGCGTCGTGCCCATGGTCAGCCATGTGGACCACACCGAGCATGACGTGGATATCCTGGTTACCGAGCAGGGTCTGGCGGATCTGCGTGGTCTGGCGCCCCGTGAGCGTGCCCGTCAGGTAATCGACAATTGCGTGCATCCAGACTACCGCGAAGCATTGAACGACTACTTCGACCGCGCCTGCGACAAGGGCGGCCACACCCCGCACCTGCTGCGCGAAGCCGTCGAATGGCACCTTAACCTGGAAGAGTTCGGCCACATGCGTGCCGCTGGCTGA